The sequence CGGCTGACGCGTTGTCACTGCGGCGATTTATAGAAATAATTCGATCCAACAATCAGAAACAAATTTACGCGGCTGTCATCGCTGTTGTATTCACATTGTTTATTTCAGTGATTCTGATACCAAGGGAAAAAAAGTCAAAGGTAAGAATAGTAACTATCTGCTTAATAGTGCTGTCGGTAAGTGCAGCGGTATTTTTCGCGATGTTTTTTTACAGCAGATTATTGCAAGGCAAAGCATATCAAATTAATCGCAGGAGATTAACGGTTGAAGCTGCTGCAAACGATGGTCTATCTGAAGATGTGGATATAAACAAATGGATTATGGGAATCCGCGGTGACCAAATCAATTGCGTCAGTATAAACAGTAAACTGCCGGAACAAAATTTTCAGAATAAGGAATTAAGGGTGGGGAAGGATAATATTGTGAATAGGGGCACTTGGAGGGCTTTAATAAATTTTAAAATCCCCAAAGTACAAACAACTGATTTTGTCTCAGCGAAATTATATTTGTATGGCATCTCTCCTGATTTCGCAGGGTTTTCATCTGAAGAATATTTAATATCCCCAATGGAAATTCTTGAAGTGCCGCTTGCGTGGGATTATATGCGAACAACCTGGAATAATCGTATGGAGAACACCATGTGGCAAGTTCCCGGCGGGGATATTATTGGTGAAGCCATACCCATGGACGATTTGTTATTTGACGAGAAAGGCAAGCGCTATGTGTATATGTTCGAGCTTGCTGATTTGATAAAAGAAAAAATAAAAAACGGGGAGACCGCTTGTGGGTTGCTCATAAAAGAGTATGATGAAGAAAACAGTTTTCCAAGGCAATCCAGCCAATTTTATGGGGATAACACGTCGCTTTCTCCTAAAATAGTGCTGGTGTTCAAATCAGAATCTCGCCCGGAGATAGATAATTTAATAGAATATCAATATGATTGGATTGATTTTTATAAAGTGGGAATGGATGCACTAGTGAAGAGGGACTTAGATAAAACTCTTGCTTATTGGAAAAAGTCTGCTGAACTGATAGAAGATTATTGGATAAAAATTGAAGTTCAAAAGCATATTGATATAATTAAAAAAGCTTTATCTGAAGAAATAATATGAAAAAAACAATTTTGATCCTATCGCTGTGCTTGTTTTCTACGGTAGCTTTTGCTTCTGATATCCGAAAGGTCGCAGTTTTTAAATTCCATAATTTAACAAAAAATAAAGTTCTTAAATCTTTTTCGGCGGCGGAAGCAATAGCTGTAAGCAGTTTGGATATCGGATTACTTGAAATAATGCCAAGGGAAAAACTTAAAAATGTTTTGTGGATGAAGTGGTTCTTATCAGATAAACTATTGGCGCGCATAGCAGGGAAAAAGTTAAAAGCGGAATATATCGTCACTGGCACTTTTAAAGATGCCCCGAAGGATAATTCCCCTAATTATAATTTCGGCAATGAACCAGAGGAAAAAGTGCTTTGCAGTTTTAAACTTATCAATGTTCAAACCGGAGTTGCAGAAATGAAAAGGAATGTGGAAACCGGCATAAGTTGGTTCATTGAGAATGCTGACCGAATAGATTTACAGCGAAAAATTGCCGAGACTCTTAACAACACAATTGAAGAAAAGAACGTAACCGCTGAGCCGGATATCAGAGAATTGTCCGCGGAAGAATGGTATCTGCGCGGGAAAAATTATTTTTATAATCAAGCTGAGTATGATAAGGCGGAAAAATGTTATAAAAATTCAATACTGAAAAGTAATGATAATCCCGACGTGTATTTGGATTTAGTGAGGACGCGGCTCAAAAGAAGGAATTATAGCCAGATTTTTAAAAACATAAAGACTGCTCTGGAATTATATGAAATGAAAGGCATGGAGGGCGGTGTAGCTGAATCATATATTTGTCTGGGTAATTATTATTTAGATCTGAATGATATAGGAAAAGCTTCAGAACTCTATAAAGATGCATTAGCGAGAGCTGTCAAAGGCAAGGATGATACCGCAATAGCCAGGGTAAATAATAATTTAGGTTTTCTTAAATCCAAGCAAAATAATATCCAGGAAGCATTGAGCTATTACGAAAAAGCGCTGGCAATTGCCACTCAGTGTGATAATAAATATTTGTTGCCGCTGGTGCATAGCAATATCGCCGTTGCGCATACTGATTGGTTAAAAGTTGATCCGTGGAGAAGGGGCCCATCCTCTGCTAGGGCCGAAGAGCATTTTAAAAGCGCACTAAAAATCAGCCAGAACATAAGTAATATGGGCAATACTTACATAGATTTGGGAAATCTGCATCTTACAATGAATGATAGTAATTCAGGTCTTGACTGTTATTACAAAGCGTTCCAAGCTGGTAACAGCATCGGCGATAAGGGAATTGTTACCAAAGCGTATATAAATATGGGCCGAGCGTTTGCAAGTATGGCTAACGTGTTTGGTCAAAAATACACTGATACCGCTATCTGCTTTTATAATAAAGCCTTGGGTTTATGCCAACAAATAAATTCCGATGATCTTTCCGGTGTAATTTATGCCAACCTGGGCCATGCTTATGAAACGAAAGATATTGACATGGCTATCAAATATTACGAACTGGCGTTGAAAGCGGGTTC comes from Candidatus Omnitrophota bacterium and encodes:
- a CDS encoding DNRLRE domain-containing protein, whose translation is MMHYFSPGIAQYEKGFEVYNEIIKKFPNVSPQYMMPFTLPTLGENIVLSAFKKLNQWDLYFQAKKGQLSNAMLDGPGTLALLSSSYAEYLSKPKESADALSLRRFIEIIRSNNQKQIYAAVIAVVFTLFISVILIPREKKSKVRIVTICLIVLSVSAAVFFAMFFYSRLLQGKAYQINRRRLTVEAAANDGLSEDVDINKWIMGIRGDQINCVSINSKLPEQNFQNKELRVGKDNIVNRGTWRALINFKIPKVQTTDFVSAKLYLYGISPDFAGFSSEEYLISPMEILEVPLAWDYMRTTWNNRMENTMWQVPGGDIIGEAIPMDDLLFDEKGKRYVYMFELADLIKEKIKNGETACGLLIKEYDEENSFPRQSSQFYGDNTSLSPKIVLVFKSESRPEIDNLIEYQYDWIDFYKVGMDALVKRDLDKTLAYWKKSAELIEDYWIKIEVQKHIDIIKKALSEEII
- a CDS encoding tetratricopeptide repeat protein, yielding MKKTILILSLCLFSTVAFASDIRKVAVFKFHNLTKNKVLKSFSAAEAIAVSSLDIGLLEIMPREKLKNVLWMKWFLSDKLLARIAGKKLKAEYIVTGTFKDAPKDNSPNYNFGNEPEEKVLCSFKLINVQTGVAEMKRNVETGISWFIENADRIDLQRKIAETLNNTIEEKNVTAEPDIRELSAEEWYLRGKNYFYNQAEYDKAEKCYKNSILKSNDNPDVYLDLVRTRLKRRNYSQIFKNIKTALELYEMKGMEGGVAESYICLGNYYLDLNDIGKASELYKDALARAVKGKDDTAIARVNNNLGFLKSKQNNIQEALSYYEKALAIATQCDNKYLLPLVHSNIAVAHTDWLKVDPWRRGPSSARAEEHFKSALKISQNISNMGNTYIDLGNLHLTMNDSNSGLDCYYKAFQAGNSIGDKGIVTKAYINMGRAFASMANVFGQKYTDTAICFYNKALGLCQQINSDDLSGVIYANLGHAYETKDIDMAIKYYELALKAGSSNSMALKYALAGLYKKKENYNKAEELLLEVVKTAKDINERLFNQAQAELRLIRILK